Within the Bacteroidetes bacterium GWF2_43_63 genome, the region AGAAAGGTCTTTCGGTGGCATTTGACCTGGCAACGCACCGTGGCTACGACAGCGACAATGAGCGCGTGCTCGGTGATGTCGGAAAAGCAGGCGTAGCCATCGATTCCATCGAAGATATGAAAATTCTCTTCGATCAGATTCCGCTGGGCGAAGTGTCGGTGTCGATGACCATGAATGGTGCTGTGTTGCCTGTAATGGCCTTCTATATTGTCACTGCCGAAGAACAGGGCGTGAAACCTGAACAGCTGGCCGGTACTATTCAGAACGACATTCTGAAGGAATTTATGGTGCGCAACACCTACATTTATCCGCCGGTACCGTCGATGAAAATCATTGCCGATATCTTCGAATACACATCGAGGTTAATGCCCAAGTTCAACAGCATTTCCATCAGTGGTTATCACATGCAGGAAGCAGGTGCTACCGCCGATATCGAAATGGCATACACACTGGCCGACGGACTTGAGTATCTGAGAACGGGCATCCAGGCAGGGATTCCGGTAGATAAATTTGCACCTCGTCTGTCGTTTTTCTGGGCGGTTGGCATGAATCATTTCATGGAAATTGCCAAGATGCGCGCTGCACGTATGTTGTGGGCAAAAATTGTCAGCAAGTTTGAACCGAAAAGTGCCAAATCACTGGCGCTTCGCACACACTCACAGACATCGGGCTGGTCGCTCACCGAGCAGGATCCGTTCAACAACGTGGCCCGCACAGCGGTTGAAGCTATGGCGGCTGCTCTTGGTCACACCCAGAGTCTGCACACCAATGCACTCGACGAAGCCATTGCGTTGCCAACCGATTTCTCTGCCCGCATTGCACGAAATACTCAGATTTTTATTCAGGAAGAAACCGATATCTGCCGTGCCATTGACCCATGGGCAGGTTCCTATTATGTAGAATATCTGACCAAACAATTAGCGGAAAGCGCATGGAAACTCATTGAAGAAGTGGAAGAACTCGGCGGTATGGCCAAGGCCATCGAAACAGGTATTCCGAAAATGAGGATAGAAGAAGCTGCCGCCCGCAAACAGGCCCGCATCGACAGCAAGCGCGATACCATCATTGGTCTGAACAAATATCGTCTTGAAAAAGAAGATCCGATTGACACCCTCGAAGTGGATAACACCGCTGTGCGGGAATCTCAGATTGCAAGACTGAAAGAGATCAGGTCTACGCGCGACAATGCTGCCGTTACAGCTGCGCTCGAAGCCATCACAAAAGCATGTGAAACCGGACAGGGGAATTTACTGGAATTGGCTGTTGATGCTGCTCGCAAGCGTGCAACGCTGGGTGAAATCAGCGACGCTATGGAGAAAGTTTTTGGCCGTTATTCCGCTGTCATAAGAAGTATATCAGGCGTGTATTCATCCGAAAGTCAGTCAAACGAAAGCTTTATAAAAGCGACTGCGCTGGCCGCAGAATTTGCCGCACTCGAAGGTCGTCGCCCGCGAATTCTCATTGCAAAAATGGGACAGGACGGACATGACCGCGGAGCCAAGGTTGTAGCTACCGGTTATGCCGATATCGGTTTCGATGTCGACATTGGTCCGCTGTTCCAGACTCCGGCCGAAGCCGCTCGCATGGCGGTGGAGAACGATGTTCATATTCTCGGAGTTTCGAGTCTTGCCGCCGGCCACAAAACGCTGGTACCGCAGGTCATCGAAGAACTGAAGAAGCTTGGACGCGAGGACATCATGGTGATTGTGGGTGGAGTAATTCCGTCCCAGGATTATGACTTCCTGTTCAAAGCCGGCGCTCTGGCCGTTTTCGGCCCTGGCACCGTCATCTCCGATGCAGCCATCAAGATGCTGGATATTATGATTGCCTCAAGAAAATAAATACATTTCAATTTTTGCAAAAGCACCATTGTCGGATTGATGATGGTGTTTTTTTTGCATGTGGCATGGCGTTACTTCGCAATCGCTCTGATTCCCGCTCTCAAATTCGCTTCCGCCCTTCCAGAGTCAGGAAGTGTCCTGGAAGAGTCGGTGCGAAGATTCAGCTGTTCCATTAAACAAAAATTTTAGAACACATTTGGATTGGTAAAGTTTTGATGTATATTTGCGAAAAAGCACGCATGAGAAATTTTCCATTAATATTTCTTTTGTTATTAATGTCCGTGTTCTATACAAGTGCTCAGGAATTTAAAATTAAACTCTACGCCAAGGATTCAGCCGGCAAAACAGATAGTATTTTGATTGGGCAGGATCCATTAGCAACAGATTTCATTGATTCCATTTTTGATGAAGAGAATATATATTCCATTCCATGGGACAGCTTGCTTGAAATAAGAGCTGGCGAAGCGTCTGAAGGATATTTAAACATGTATGACACGTCTGCAGCTGTTTTCCATTCAAAAATTCAAATTGCAAATAAAACCTGTGAGTTTTATCACATGATAAAAATTGTAGTTAAGTGTACTCATTTCCCATTGGAAATTTCGTGGGATAC harbors:
- a CDS encoding methylmalonyl-CoA mutase; protein product: MRPDFKNIQLADFKSKAPFTAWEKENSIAPDLDTPEKIKIKPAFGEEDLANMEHLSYGAGLSPFLRGPYSTMYVMRPWTVRQYAGFSTAEESNAFYRRNMAAGQKGLSVAFDLATHRGYDSDNERVLGDVGKAGVAIDSIEDMKILFDQIPLGEVSVSMTMNGAVLPVMAFYIVTAEEQGVKPEQLAGTIQNDILKEFMVRNTYIYPPVPSMKIIADIFEYTSRLMPKFNSISISGYHMQEAGATADIEMAYTLADGLEYLRTGIQAGIPVDKFAPRLSFFWAVGMNHFMEIAKMRAARMLWAKIVSKFEPKSAKSLALRTHSQTSGWSLTEQDPFNNVARTAVEAMAAALGHTQSLHTNALDEAIALPTDFSARIARNTQIFIQEETDICRAIDPWAGSYYVEYLTKQLAESAWKLIEEVEELGGMAKAIETGIPKMRIEEAAARKQARIDSKRDTIIGLNKYRLEKEDPIDTLEVDNTAVRESQIARLKEIRSTRDNAAVTAALEAITKACETGQGNLLELAVDAARKRATLGEISDAMEKVFGRYSAVIRSISGVYSSESQSNESFIKATALAAEFAALEGRRPRILIAKMGQDGHDRGAKVVATGYADIGFDVDIGPLFQTPAEAARMAVENDVHILGVSSLAAGHKTLVPQVIEELKKLGREDIMVIVGGVIPSQDYDFLFKAGALAVFGPGTVISDAAIKMLDIMIASRK